CAGGTCGAGCTGGACCACCCGCTCGGGCTCGACCTCCTTCGACAAGGTCTTCCTGCCGAAGTCCGCTCCGGTCACCGCCAAGTCGCTCACCCTGAACCTCAACGGCCTGGCCTTCCGGGGTCTGTGGCAGGGCGACACCAAGCTGGTCGCGGGCCGGGACTACACCGTCTCCGGCACCACGCTGACCGTCACCGAGAAGGCGCTGACCCGCCTGGCCGGCAACCGCGCCTACGGCGTCAACGCGACGCTCCAGGCCCGGTTCAGCCGTGGGCTGCCCTGGAACATCGGCATCGTCACCAACGACGTTCCGGTCGTGTCCGATGCCACGGGCACCAACGAGGCGTTCACCGTGCCCACCCGGTACAAGGGCAACGACCTGGCGACCATGCACGCCACCTACGCCGACGGCACCAACGCCGGCCCGACCGGCTGGACCCCGTACCAGGAGTTCAACCAGGCCTTCTCGCCGGACTACGCGAACGGCACGATCATCCTGACCCCGGCGTTCCTGACCTCGCTCCGCGAGGGTGAGACGGCGACGCTGGTGTTCCACTTCTACAGCGGCGACACCGCCACGTACCACGTCAAGAAGTCCGGCACCACGGTGACCGGCACCATCGCCTGACGATCCGTCATATCAAGCCCCGGCCACCGCACTTAGGCGGCCGGGGCTCCTCGCGTCCGGAGGTTCACCCATGTCCACGCTGCCCCCGCGCGTCCTGTTCGGCGCGGCCTACTACCACGAGTACCAGCCGTACGAGCGGCTGAAGGAAGACCTCGACCTGATGGCGCGGGCGAAGTTCACCGTCATCCGGGTCGGTGAGTCGGTCTGGTCCACCTGGGAGCCCTCGAACGGCCGGTTCGAGCTGGACTGGCTGCGGCCGGTGCTGGACGCCGCCCACGAGCGCGGCATCGCGGTCGTGCTCGGCACGCCCACCTACGCCGTACCGCCCTGGCTGGCCCGCCAGTACCCCGAGATCGCCGCCGAGGACGGCACCGGGAAGCCCGCCCCCTGGGGCGCCCGCCAGGAGGTCGACTTCACCCACCCCGCCTTCCGGTTCCACGCCGAACGGGTGGTCCGGCGGATCGTCGAACGCTATGCCGACCACCCGGCGGTGATCGGCTACCAGGTCGACAACGAGCCGGGCTGCCGACTGCCGCACAACCGGGGCGTGTTCCAGCGCTTCGTCGACGAGCTGCAGCGGCAGTACGGCGACGTGGAGACCCTCAACCGCGAATGGGGACTGGTCTACTGGTCGCACCGCCTGAGCACCTGGGCCGACCTGTGGACGCCCGACGGCAATGCCCAGCCGCAGTACGACGTCGCCTGGCGGGCCTTCCAGGCCCGGCAGACCGACGGGTTCATTGCCTGGCAGGCCGCGATCGTGCGCGAGTACGCGAGCCCCGGGCAGTTCGTCACCACCTGCCTCCAGTACGGCCACCCGGCCGTGGCGGACGACGAGCTGACGGACGCTCTGGACGTCACCGCGGGCAACCCGTACTACGACATGCAGGACGCCCTCGCGCTGCCCGACCCCACGCCCGACGACCACGTGCAGGGGTGGAAGACCGCCGGTGTCTGGGCCCTGTACCAGAGCGCCGACCGGATCTTCTCCTCCCGGCAGGAGCCGTTCCTGGTCACCGAGACCAACGCCCAGGCGATCAGCGGCACTTCGGAGAACCGGCCGGCCTTCGACGGCCAGTGGCGGCAGGCCGCCTGGGCGCTGGTCTCCCGGGGTGCGCGGATGGTCGAGTACTGGCACTGGCACACCCTGCACTTCGGCGCCGAGACGTACTGGGGCGGCGTCCTGCCGCACAGCGGCCGGCCCGGCCGGGTCTACGCCGAACTCGCCCGCCTGGGAGCCGAGTTCGAGACCGCCGGAGCACTGGTCGCCGGGATCGAGCCCGACGACGACATCGCGATGGTCTACTCGATGCCCAGCAGGTGGCTGATGCAGAAGTACCCGCCGCTGGCCACCAACGGCGGTGACCCGGACGGCAGTTCCTACCACGGGCTGTTCGACCCCTTCTACCGGGGCGCCTTCGAGGCCGGCCGCCAGGTCCGCATTCTGCACGCCCGCCAGCTGCACGACGCCCGGGGCGAACGGGAGGGCGTGGCACCGGAGTCGGCCGCGCAGCGGCACCCCGTGCTGGTGGTCCCCGGGCTGTACCTCGCCGAGGACTCGCTGCTCGACTGGCTCGCGGCCTACGCCGAAGCGGGCGGCCACCTCGTGCTCGGCCCCCGCACCGGCTACGCCGACCACGAGGCCCGGGCCCGCCACGAGCCCGCCCCCGCGCGCCTGGTGACGGCCGCCGGGGTCTGGTACGAGGAGTTCGGCAACCTCGCCGCCGCCTTGCCGGTACGGGCCGCCGCCGACAGCCCGCTCACCCTGACCGCCGACGCCACCGCGACCCGCTGGGTGGACGGCCTCACCCCCGTCGACGCCACGGTGCTGGCCGAGTACGACCACCCGCACTACGGCCGCTGGCCCGCCGTCACCACCCGCCGCCACGGCGCCGGCCGGATCACCTGCGTCGGCACCGTGCCCGGCCGCGAACTCGCCCGGGAACTGGCCGCCTGGCTGGCGCCGACCCCGCGCAGCGGCTGGCACGGCCTGCCCGAGTCCGTCACCGCGACCACCGGCACCTCCCCGGACGGACGCCGGGTCCACGTGGTGCACAACTGGAGCTGGCAGCCGGCCGAGGCCCAGGCACCCACGCGGCTGACCGACGCCCTGGACGGCAGCTCTGTTCCGGCTGGCGGGCCGGTGCGGCTCGCGGCCTGGGATGTCAGGGTCTTCGTCGGGGGACAGCGCGTCGGTTGAGCGGCCGGTGCCGCGGCGGGATGCTGGAGGGGCGCGGCAGGAACGAGGTCGGAATACCCGCCATGGAGAACGAACCCGGAACGCCCACACGGGGCGCAGCAGTGCCCGAGGACTTCGCGGTGGTCGTCGACGACCGCGGAGCCGTCCTGGTGTGGAGCGCCGGAGCCGGGCGGCTTCTCGGGTACGGGCCCGAGGAGGTGGTGGGCCGCCCGGCCGCCCGGCTGCTCGCCGCGGAGCTGCCCTCGGCCCTGCGGCATCACCTGGCCGCCGGTGAGCCCTGGACCAGCGATCTGGCGCTGCGGACCCGGGACGGCGACCGGGTCACCGCGCACCTTCGGGGCACGCCGCTGGCGGACTCCGACGGCCGGACCCCCTGGGTCGTCACCCCGGCGGCGGTACGGTACCCCGCCGGGCCGACCGACGCGGCGCCGGCCGAGCTGTGGGACCTCACGCTCGCTCAGCTCCCGCTGCCGGTCGCCGTGTACGACCGGGAGGCCCGGTTCGTGGCCTGCAACCAGGTGATGAGCCGGGCCATGGGGCTGACGCAGGAGGAGATGCGGGGGCGGACGCTGTGGGAGATCTATCCCAGCCCGCCCCTGGACGAGATCGACCGCCTGCAACGGCAGGTGCTGCGCACCGGCGAGACGGTCTTCCGGGAGGAGCAGCCGTTCCGGGCCTCCGGCGAGGTCCGCGACCACGCGTGGTCGGTCTACATCTCCCCGCTGAAGGACCGGGCGGGGGAGGTGCAGGGGCTGTCGGCCCTGGTGATCGACATCACCGAGCAGTACTGGGCCCGGCGCCGCCTGGCGGTGCTGAACGACGCCGGCCTGCGGATCGGCCGTTCCCTGGACGTGACCCGGACCGCCGAGGAACTGGCCGAGGTGGCGGTGGAGGGGTTCAGCGACTACGTCACCGTCGACCTGCTGGAGTCGGTCGCCCAGGGGCAGGAGCCGCAACCGGCACCCCCCGACAAGCCGGTCGTGTTCCGCCGCACGGCGCAGCGATCGGTGATTCCGGGGTGCCCGGAGTCGGTGGTCGCGGTGGGTGACACCGACGTCTACCCGCCAGGCTCCCCGCCCGCCCAGGCGCTGATCACCGGTCAGGGCGCCCACTACCGGATGGGTGACCCGCAGCTGCGCGATTGGTTGACGGCCTCACCGGCCCGCGCGGAGAGCATGCGACGGTACAAGATCCATTCGCTGATGCTGGTGCCGCTGCGCGCGCGAGGCATCACCCTCGGCGTGATGCACCTGCTGCGGCACCGCACCGCCGACCCCTTCGGTCAGGACGACCTGGTGCTCGCCGAGGAGATCGCCGCCCGGGCGGCACTGAGCATCGACAACGCCCGCCGCTACACCCGTGAGCGGCACACCGCGCTCACCCTCCAGCGCAGTCTGCTGCCCGAACGGCTGCCGGAGGTTCCGGCGCTGGACCTCGCCTACCGGTACCTCCCCGCCGGCGCGGGGGAGGAGATCGGCGGTGACTGGTTCGACGTCATCGCCCTGTCCGGCGGGCGGGTCGCGCTGGTGGTGGGTGACGTGGTAGGCCACGGGGTGCACGCCTCGGCCACCATGGGCCGCCTGCGCACCGCCGTACGGACCCTCGCCGACGTGGACTTCACACCCGACGAGCTGCTCACCCGGCTGGACGACCTGGTCCTCCGGCTCGACCGGGAGCGGGGGAGCGAAGGGGAGGGCACCTCCGGAGAGGTCGGGGCCACCTGCCTCTACGCCGTCTACGATCCCGTCACCGGCCGGTGCGACCTGGCCCGGGCCGGGCATCCGCCGCCCGTCCTGGTGACCCCCGACGACACCGCACGAATCCTGGACCTGCCCGCCGGGCCACCGCTCGGCCTGGGCGGGCTGCCCTTCGAGTCCGTCCGGATCGACCTGGCCGAGGGCAGCCTGCTCGCCTTCTTCACCGACGGCCTGATCGAGACCCCCGACCGTGACCGCGACATCGACGTCGGCCTCGAGCTGCTGAGCGAGGCACTGCGCCGCCCGGGCGCCGATCTGGAGGAGATCTGCGACGAAGTACTGCGCAAGGTACGTCCCGACCCGTCGGCCGACGACATCGTCCTGCTCCTGGCCCGCACCGCCACCCTCGGCGCCGACCGGGTCCGCAGCTGGCAGATCCCGGCGGACCCGGCGGCCGTGGCCGGCGTCCGCCGGGCGGCGAGCGAACAGCTGGCCGCCTGGGGGCTCTCGGAGCTCGACTTCGCCACCGAGCTGATCGTCAGTGAACTGGTCACCAACGCCATCCGCTACGGCAGCCTGCCCATCCAGCTGCGGCTGATCCGCGCCGACGTGCTCATCTGCGAGGTCTCCGACGGCAGCAACACCGCCCCGCACCTGCGGCGGGCCCGTAGTTTCGACGAGGGCGGCCGGGGCCTGCTGCTGGTCGCCCAGGTCTCCGAGCGCTGGGGCTGCCGCCAGAGCTCCGTGGGCAAGACGATCTGGGCCGAACAGCTGCTGCCTTGAGCTCTAGACGAGTAGATCCGAAGTTCGGTCCCGCCAAAGGGTCGAGGGCGTCCAAGATCAGTTTGTGACGACCGACCTGAACACCCTCTTGACCGCACTTTACGTGAAGATCGACGACGAGATCGGAGGAACGCGATGGCTGGGCCGCCCGCCCCTGCTCAGCGACTCTGAACTCGTCTGCCTCGCGGTGGCCCAGGCCCTGCTCGGGTACCACTCCGAGGCCCGCTGGCTGCGCTACGCGCACAAGCGCCTGTCCGGCATGTTCCCGTACCTTCCCCAGCGCGCGGGCTACAACAAGCGACTCCGTTCGGCACTGCCGCTGGTAAAGCGCGTGATCCGGGAACTGGCCCGGGATAGCGACTTCTGGACGGACACGGTGTGGATCACCGACTCCACGCCGGTGCCGTGCGGCATGTCGCGCCCGACCGTCCAGCGTTCGAACATGGCGGGCTGGGCCGGCTACGGCTACTGCGCCTCTCACTCCCGCTTTTTCTGGGGCCTTCGTCTGTATCTCGTGTGCACGCCGGCCGGCATGCCAATCCTGTGGGCGCTGGCGAACCCGAAGCTGGATGAGCGGGAGGTGCTGGCCGCGATGCTCGAAGTCGATGCGGAGCTGGTCGCCCGCCGCGAGGGCATGGTGCTCATCTCGGACAAGGGCTTCGCCTCGAAGACATTCGAGCGTGAACTCGCCGAGCTCGGCGTCGAGTTGCTGCGGCCCTCGTTCAAACGCGAGAAGAAGCGGTTCGGCGAGCCGATGCTCAAGAAGGTCCGCCAGCTGATCGAGTCGGTCAACGACACCCTCAAAGGGCAGCTCGACCTGGAACAACACGGCGGGCGGACCTTCGAGGGCGTCGCGATCCGGGTGGCCCAGCGAGTCCTGGCGATGGCCACCGCCATCTGGCACAACAACCGGACCGGCGCACCCGTCACGCGCTCGCTGATCGCGTTCGACCACTGACGGCATCCGGCAGTGACCGCAGGCAGGCTCTCGCCGAGTCAGAGGACCTCGGCCTGCTCTGGGGTCACGCAGTATTCGTGGTCGCCAACCTGCACGATGTAGCCCTTCGGTGGCTCCAAGGACGTCGTCCACCAGACCCCGGCGACCTCCCCGACAGCTTCCGTCGT
This genomic interval from Kitasatospora gansuensis contains the following:
- a CDS encoding beta-galactosidase: MSTLPPRVLFGAAYYHEYQPYERLKEDLDLMARAKFTVIRVGESVWSTWEPSNGRFELDWLRPVLDAAHERGIAVVLGTPTYAVPPWLARQYPEIAAEDGTGKPAPWGARQEVDFTHPAFRFHAERVVRRIVERYADHPAVIGYQVDNEPGCRLPHNRGVFQRFVDELQRQYGDVETLNREWGLVYWSHRLSTWADLWTPDGNAQPQYDVAWRAFQARQTDGFIAWQAAIVREYASPGQFVTTCLQYGHPAVADDELTDALDVTAGNPYYDMQDALALPDPTPDDHVQGWKTAGVWALYQSADRIFSSRQEPFLVTETNAQAISGTSENRPAFDGQWRQAAWALVSRGARMVEYWHWHTLHFGAETYWGGVLPHSGRPGRVYAELARLGAEFETAGALVAGIEPDDDIAMVYSMPSRWLMQKYPPLATNGGDPDGSSYHGLFDPFYRGAFEAGRQVRILHARQLHDARGEREGVAPESAAQRHPVLVVPGLYLAEDSLLDWLAAYAEAGGHLVLGPRTGYADHEARARHEPAPARLVTAAGVWYEEFGNLAAALPVRAAADSPLTLTADATATRWVDGLTPVDATVLAEYDHPHYGRWPAVTTRRHGAGRITCVGTVPGRELARELAAWLAPTPRSGWHGLPESVTATTGTSPDGRRVHVVHNWSWQPAEAQAPTRLTDALDGSSVPAGGPVRLAAWDVRVFVGGQRVG
- a CDS encoding SpoIIE family protein phosphatase: MENEPGTPTRGAAVPEDFAVVVDDRGAVLVWSAGAGRLLGYGPEEVVGRPAARLLAAELPSALRHHLAAGEPWTSDLALRTRDGDRVTAHLRGTPLADSDGRTPWVVTPAAVRYPAGPTDAAPAELWDLTLAQLPLPVAVYDREARFVACNQVMSRAMGLTQEEMRGRTLWEIYPSPPLDEIDRLQRQVLRTGETVFREEQPFRASGEVRDHAWSVYISPLKDRAGEVQGLSALVIDITEQYWARRRLAVLNDAGLRIGRSLDVTRTAEELAEVAVEGFSDYVTVDLLESVAQGQEPQPAPPDKPVVFRRTAQRSVIPGCPESVVAVGDTDVYPPGSPPAQALITGQGAHYRMGDPQLRDWLTASPARAESMRRYKIHSLMLVPLRARGITLGVMHLLRHRTADPFGQDDLVLAEEIAARAALSIDNARRYTRERHTALTLQRSLLPERLPEVPALDLAYRYLPAGAGEEIGGDWFDVIALSGGRVALVVGDVVGHGVHASATMGRLRTAVRTLADVDFTPDELLTRLDDLVLRLDRERGSEGEGTSGEVGATCLYAVYDPVTGRCDLARAGHPPPVLVTPDDTARILDLPAGPPLGLGGLPFESVRIDLAEGSLLAFFTDGLIETPDRDRDIDVGLELLSEALRRPGADLEEICDEVLRKVRPDPSADDIVLLLARTATLGADRVRSWQIPADPAAVAGVRRAASEQLAAWGLSELDFATELIVSELVTNAIRYGSLPIQLRLIRADVLICEVSDGSNTAPHLRRARSFDEGGRGLLLVAQVSERWGCRQSSVGKTIWAEQLLP
- a CDS encoding IS982 family transposase, yielding MTTDLNTLLTALYVKIDDEIGGTRWLGRPPLLSDSELVCLAVAQALLGYHSEARWLRYAHKRLSGMFPYLPQRAGYNKRLRSALPLVKRVIRELARDSDFWTDTVWITDSTPVPCGMSRPTVQRSNMAGWAGYGYCASHSRFFWGLRLYLVCTPAGMPILWALANPKLDEREVLAAMLEVDAELVARREGMVLISDKGFASKTFERELAELGVELLRPSFKREKKRFGEPMLKKVRQLIESVNDTLKGQLDLEQHGGRTFEGVAIRVAQRVLAMATAIWHNNRTGAPVTRSLIAFDH